Proteins from a genomic interval of Shewanella seohaensis:
- the nagP gene encoding N-acetylglucosamine MFS transporter NagP, whose product MTLDKSQQKSSFLPMAIVAALFFILGFATWLNGSLMPYLKQILQLNPFQASLILFSFYIAVTFTALPSAWVIRKVGYKNGMALGMGIMMLAGLLFIPAAKTQIFGLFLCAQLVMGTGQTLLQTAVNPYVVRLGPEESAAARVSVMGILNKGAGVIAPLVFSALILDSFKDRIGTTLTQVQIDEMANSLVFPYLGMAIFIGILALAVKKSPLPELSNEDEAAEHTDKGQIKAALSHPNLAFGVIALFVYVAVEVIAGDTIGTFALSLGVEHYGVMTSYTMVCMVLGYTLGIILIPRFISQPTALMISAILGLLLTLAILFGDNHSYVIANALLVPFGGVALPDTLLFIAFLGLANAIVWPAVWPLALSGLGKLTSTGSALLIMGIAGGAFGPLFWGLTSSATEMGQQGGYMVMLPCYLFILFYAVKGHKMRHW is encoded by the coding sequence ATGACACTCGATAAAAGCCAGCAGAAAAGCAGTTTTCTCCCCATGGCGATAGTGGCAGCACTCTTTTTCATCCTCGGATTCGCAACGTGGTTGAATGGATCTTTGATGCCCTATTTAAAACAAATTTTGCAACTCAATCCCTTCCAAGCCTCATTAATCCTGTTCTCTTTCTACATTGCAGTGACTTTTACCGCGCTGCCCTCGGCGTGGGTGATCCGTAAAGTGGGTTATAAAAATGGTATGGCACTGGGAATGGGCATCATGATGCTCGCCGGCTTACTGTTTATTCCTGCGGCTAAGACCCAAATATTTGGTCTGTTTTTATGTGCGCAATTAGTGATGGGCACAGGCCAAACCTTGTTACAAACGGCGGTCAATCCCTACGTGGTTCGCCTTGGGCCTGAAGAGTCTGCCGCGGCCCGTGTGAGTGTGATGGGCATTTTGAATAAAGGTGCGGGGGTGATTGCCCCCTTAGTTTTCTCTGCATTGATTTTAGATAGCTTTAAAGACCGCATTGGCACTACGTTAACCCAAGTGCAAATTGATGAAATGGCAAACAGCTTGGTTTTCCCTTACCTCGGCATGGCGATTTTTATTGGGATATTGGCGCTTGCTGTTAAAAAATCTCCACTGCCAGAACTCTCTAATGAAGACGAAGCAGCCGAGCACACAGATAAAGGCCAAATCAAAGCGGCCTTATCCCATCCTAACCTCGCATTTGGCGTTATCGCGCTGTTTGTGTACGTGGCGGTTGAGGTGATTGCCGGCGACACTATCGGTACCTTTGCCTTATCGCTCGGGGTTGAACATTACGGTGTGATGACCTCCTATACAATGGTGTGTATGGTGCTGGGTTATACCTTAGGGATTATCCTTATTCCTCGTTTTATCTCTCAGCCAACGGCACTGATGATTTCGGCGATTCTTGGCCTATTACTGACCTTAGCCATACTGTTTGGGGATAACCATTCCTACGTGATTGCAAATGCTTTGTTAGTGCCTTTCGGCGGTGTGGCCTTGCCTGATACCTTACTCTTCATTGCCTTCTTAGGATTAGCCAATGCGATTGTTTGGCCTGCGGTGTGGCCTCTGGCGCTATCGGGTTTAGGTAAGCTCACCAGCACAGGTTCGGCATTGCTCATCATGGGGATTGCGGGTGGTGCTTTTGGTCCACTGTTTTGGGGACTCACGAGTTCTGCCACCGAGATGGGGCAGCAGGGCGGTTATATGGTGATGTTACCTTGCTACCTGTTTATTCTCTTCTATGCCGTTAAAGGTCATAAGATGCGTCACTGGTAA
- the nagX gene encoding transmembrane glucosamine N-acetyltransferase NagX: MSTTAPESVTNTGVNAQEAAAKKRQSKPRLMSLDALRGFDMFWILGGEALFGTLLILTGWAGWQWGDTQMHHSEWNGFRFYDLIFPLFIFLSGVALGLSPKRLDKLPMHERMPVYRHGVKRLFLLLLLGILYNHGWGTGAPADPEKVRYASVLGRIAFAWFFAALLVWHTSLRTQVLMALGILVAYGAVQLWLPFPGGQAGVLSPTESINAYVDSLLLPGVSYQGRTPDPEGVLSTLPAVVNALAGVFVGHFIVKSHPKGEWAKVGLLSVAGGVCLALGWLLDGVIPVNKELWTSSFVLVTSGWSMLLLALFYALVDVLKWQKLAFIFVVIGTNAIIIYLASSLVDWKYIAQSVFGGVIAALPENAQPLAAVIGLLTVQWLVLYWMYRRNIFVRI, encoded by the coding sequence ATGAGTACGACTGCGCCGGAATCTGTCACCAATACGGGCGTGAATGCTCAGGAGGCTGCCGCGAAAAAGCGTCAGTCAAAACCGCGGTTGATGTCCCTCGATGCCTTGCGCGGCTTCGATATGTTTTGGATTTTAGGTGGCGAAGCCCTATTTGGCACCTTGCTTATCTTGACGGGCTGGGCGGGCTGGCAATGGGGTGATACCCAAATGCACCATAGTGAGTGGAATGGGTTTCGCTTTTATGATTTGATTTTTCCGCTGTTTATATTCCTCTCAGGTGTTGCTCTTGGATTATCGCCAAAACGCTTAGATAAACTGCCAATGCATGAGCGTATGCCTGTGTATCGCCACGGGGTTAAGCGGCTGTTTCTTCTATTATTGCTCGGCATTCTTTACAACCATGGTTGGGGAACGGGGGCGCCTGCCGATCCTGAAAAAGTCCGTTATGCCAGCGTCTTAGGTCGAATCGCCTTTGCGTGGTTTTTTGCCGCCTTGCTGGTGTGGCATACCAGTTTGAGGACCCAAGTGCTGATGGCCTTGGGCATATTAGTGGCCTATGGCGCGGTGCAACTCTGGTTGCCGTTTCCTGGTGGACAGGCTGGAGTGTTATCACCCACAGAGTCAATCAATGCTTATGTGGATAGCCTTTTACTGCCTGGTGTGAGTTATCAAGGACGAACGCCCGATCCTGAAGGCGTGTTATCGACACTGCCTGCCGTAGTCAACGCCTTAGCGGGTGTATTTGTGGGTCACTTTATTGTGAAATCCCATCCAAAAGGGGAGTGGGCTAAGGTTGGCCTATTGAGTGTTGCCGGTGGTGTTTGTTTAGCTCTAGGCTGGTTGCTGGATGGAGTTATTCCCGTCAATAAAGAGCTGTGGACAAGCTCTTTTGTGTTGGTCACTAGCGGTTGGAGCATGCTGCTGTTAGCGCTGTTTTATGCCCTCGTGGATGTGCTCAAATGGCAAAAGCTCGCCTTTATTTTTGTGGTGATAGGCACTAACGCCATCATTATTTATCTGGCCTCTAGTCTGGTGGATTGGAAATATATCGCCCAGAGTGTGTTCGGGGGTGTTATCGCGGCATTACCGGAAAATGCTCAGCCCTTAGCGGCCGTGATTGGTTTGCTCACCGTTCAATGGTTAGTGCTGTATTGGATGTATCGTCGCAATATTTTTGTGCGGATCTAA
- a CDS encoding aldehyde dehydrogenase codes for MSTPKKRSDWESLAASLAINGKAYINGEYRDAAAGSTFDCVSPIDGRVLAKVASCDLMDANIAVANAREVFESGVWSKTAPVKRKQVMIRFAELLEENANELALLETLDMGKPIRFSKAVDIAGAARAIRWSGEAVDKLYDELAPTAHNEIGMITREPVGVVAAIVPWNFPLLMACWKLGPALATGNSVILKPSEKSPLTAIRIAELAVQAGIPKGVLNVLPGYGHTVGKALALHMDVDTLVFTGSTKIAKQLMIYAGESNMKRVWLEAGGKSPNIVFNDAPDLKAAAVAAAEAIAFNQGEVCTAGSRLLVESGVKEQLIALIAEELASWQPGHPLDPATVSGAVVDKQQLDTILSYIKAGQDEGACLVHGGQQVLAETGGVYVQPTIFSQVHNKMKIASEEIFGPVLSVIEFNGMDEAIAIANDTIYGLAAGVWTADISKAHKTAKALRSGMVWINHYDGGDMTAPFGGYKQSGNGRDKSMHSFDKYTEIKATWIAL; via the coding sequence ATGAGTACACCTAAAAAACGGAGTGATTGGGAAAGCCTCGCTGCTAGCCTAGCAATCAATGGCAAGGCTTATATCAATGGCGAATACCGCGATGCGGCAGCGGGCAGCACTTTTGATTGTGTCAGCCCAATCGACGGACGCGTATTAGCCAAGGTCGCCAGTTGCGATTTGATGGACGCCAATATTGCCGTCGCTAATGCCCGTGAGGTGTTTGAATCTGGCGTATGGTCAAAGACAGCTCCCGTTAAACGTAAGCAAGTGATGATCCGTTTTGCCGAGTTATTGGAAGAAAATGCCAATGAACTCGCTCTGTTAGAAACCTTGGACATGGGTAAGCCAATCCGTTTTTCAAAGGCGGTAGATATTGCCGGCGCCGCCCGTGCTATCCGTTGGTCGGGTGAAGCCGTTGATAAACTCTACGATGAGCTGGCGCCTACGGCGCATAATGAAATCGGCATGATCACCCGCGAACCCGTAGGCGTGGTGGCGGCGATTGTGCCTTGGAACTTCCCGTTATTGATGGCCTGTTGGAAGCTGGGGCCAGCGCTGGCGACGGGCAACAGCGTTATTCTTAAACCCTCTGAGAAATCCCCCTTAACGGCCATTCGTATCGCCGAGCTTGCGGTACAGGCAGGGATCCCTAAGGGCGTGCTAAACGTACTGCCTGGTTATGGGCATACGGTCGGTAAGGCACTGGCGTTGCATATGGATGTGGATACCTTAGTCTTTACTGGTTCAACAAAAATCGCCAAGCAATTAATGATTTATGCGGGCGAATCGAATATGAAGCGGGTGTGGCTCGAGGCGGGCGGTAAGAGCCCGAACATTGTATTTAACGATGCGCCCGATCTCAAAGCGGCGGCGGTGGCGGCGGCCGAAGCCATTGCCTTTAACCAAGGTGAAGTCTGTACCGCTGGCTCGCGTTTGCTGGTGGAGTCTGGGGTTAAAGAGCAATTGATTGCGCTGATTGCTGAAGAACTCGCCTCGTGGCAGCCCGGGCATCCGCTGGATCCCGCTACCGTGAGCGGCGCTGTGGTCGATAAGCAACAACTCGATACCATCTTAAGCTATATCAAGGCGGGCCAGGATGAAGGTGCCTGTTTAGTCCATGGTGGACAACAAGTGCTGGCCGAAACGGGCGGCGTGTATGTGCAGCCCACTATCTTTAGCCAAGTACACAACAAGATGAAAATCGCCAGCGAGGAAATCTTTGGCCCAGTGTTATCTGTTATTGAATTCAACGGCATGGACGAGGCGATTGCGATAGCCAATGACACCATTTACGGCTTAGCGGCTGGGGTGTGGACGGCGGATATCAGCAAGGCGCACAAAACCGCCAAGGCACTGCGTTCGGGTATGGTGTGGATTAACCATTATGATGGTGGCGATATGACGGCGCCTTTCGGTGGTTACAAACAATCGGGCAATGGCCGCGATAAATCCATGCATTCCTTCGACAAATACACCGAAATCAAGGCGACTTGGATAGCCCTATAA
- a CDS encoding CoA-acylating methylmalonate-semialdehyde dehydrogenase, with amino-acid sequence MLTMTHYVNGEHTAASTRSQEIFEPATGECRGQVSLASRDEVSAAIAIAKSAFDTWSQVTPLNRARVLFKFKALVEQHMDELARLITLEHGKVLDDARGELIRGLEVVEFACGIPHLLKGEHTEQVGGGVDAWSVNQALGVVAGIAPFNFPVMVPMWMFPIAIACGNTFIMKPSEKDPSAVMRIAELLTEAGLPAGVFNVVNGDKEAVDTLLSHEDIQAVSFVGSTPIAEYIYSTASKHGKRVQALGGAKNHMLLMPDADLDQAVSALMGAAYGSAGERCMAISVVLAVGDVGDKLVDKLLPQIQQLKVGNGLTPEMEMGPLISRQHLAKVTEFVDAGVQEGATLVVDGRQLSVADHQQGYFLGACLFDNVTPEMRIYREEIFGPVLSIVRVKDYASALALINQHEFGNGTAIFTQSGEAARHFCHHVQVGMVGVNVPIPVPMAFHSFGGWKRSLFGPLHMHGPDGVRFYTKRKAITARWPVGKQTQAEFVMPTMK; translated from the coding sequence ATGCTGACAATGACTCATTATGTGAATGGCGAGCACACCGCCGCCAGTACAAGAAGCCAAGAGATTTTCGAACCCGCTACGGGAGAATGCCGAGGTCAGGTCTCCCTCGCGAGTCGCGACGAAGTCTCCGCCGCCATTGCTATCGCCAAATCGGCCTTCGACACTTGGTCACAGGTAACGCCCCTCAATCGTGCTCGTGTGTTATTTAAGTTTAAAGCGCTGGTCGAGCAACATATGGATGAGCTGGCGCGGCTGATTACCTTAGAGCACGGCAAAGTGCTCGATGATGCGCGGGGAGAACTCATCCGCGGCCTCGAAGTCGTCGAATTTGCCTGTGGTATCCCACACTTGCTCAAAGGGGAGCATACGGAGCAGGTCGGCGGTGGCGTAGACGCTTGGTCAGTCAATCAAGCTTTAGGTGTTGTCGCAGGCATAGCGCCCTTTAACTTCCCCGTGATGGTTCCCATGTGGATGTTCCCAATCGCGATTGCCTGCGGTAACACCTTTATTATGAAACCTTCGGAGAAAGACCCAAGCGCGGTAATGCGTATTGCGGAATTACTCACCGAAGCAGGTCTCCCTGCTGGGGTATTTAACGTGGTCAACGGTGATAAAGAGGCCGTCGATACTCTGCTCAGCCATGAAGATATTCAAGCCGTCAGCTTTGTAGGCTCCACCCCGATTGCGGAATACATTTACAGCACCGCATCTAAACACGGTAAACGGGTTCAGGCCCTCGGCGGCGCGAAAAACCATATGCTACTGATGCCGGATGCGGATTTAGATCAAGCGGTGAGTGCCCTCATGGGCGCCGCCTATGGCAGCGCTGGCGAGCGTTGTATGGCTATTTCGGTGGTATTGGCTGTGGGGGATGTGGGCGACAAGCTAGTCGATAAATTATTACCGCAAATTCAACAGTTAAAAGTGGGCAATGGCCTCACCCCAGAGATGGAAATGGGGCCGTTGATCTCCCGCCAGCACCTCGCCAAAGTCACGGAATTTGTCGATGCTGGCGTCCAAGAAGGCGCGACCTTAGTGGTGGACGGTCGCCAGTTAAGCGTGGCCGACCATCAGCAAGGTTACTTCTTAGGAGCCTGTTTATTCGATAACGTCACTCCAGAGATGCGTATTTACCGCGAAGAAATCTTCGGCCCAGTGCTGTCGATTGTGCGGGTTAAAGACTATGCCAGCGCACTGGCGCTTATCAACCAACATGAATTTGGCAATGGCACAGCCATCTTTACCCAAAGCGGTGAAGCTGCCAGACATTTTTGCCACCATGTGCAGGTCGGTATGGTCGGGGTTAACGTGCCCATCCCAGTGCCTATGGCCTTCCACTCCTTCGGTGGCTGGAAACGTTCGCTCTTTGGTCCCCTACATATGCATGGTCCTGATGGGGTACGTTTTTATACCAAACGTAAAGCCATCACGGCACGCTGGCCCGTAGGCAAGCAGACTCAGGCCGAGTTTGTTATGCCCACCATGAAATAA
- a CDS encoding aspartate aminotransferase family protein yields MADSPYNTTHEHPSLEHYWMPFTANRQFKASPRLLAQAEGMYYTDINGNKVLDSTAGLWCCNAGHGRREISEAVSKQIREMDYAPSFQMGHPLAFELAERLTELSPEGLNKVFFTNSGSESVDTALKMALCYHRANGQASRTRFIGRELGYHGVGFGGISVGGLSNNRKAFSGQLLQGVDHLPHTLDIQNSAFSRGLPSLGAEKAEVLEQLVTLHGAENIAAVIVEPMSGSAGVILPPQGYLKRLREITQKYGILLIFDEVITAFGRVGAAFASQRWGVIPDIITTAKAINNGAIPMGAVFVQDFIHDTCMQGPTELIEFFHGYTYSGHPVAAAAALATLSIYENEQLFERSFELERYFEDAVHSLKGLPNVIDIRNTGLVAGFQLAPNSQGVGKRGYSVFEHCFHQGTLVRATGDIIAISPPLIVEKHQIDQMVNSLSDAIRAVG; encoded by the coding sequence ATGGCCGATTCACCCTACAACACAACGCATGAGCATCCTTCTCTCGAACATTATTGGATGCCCTTTACCGCCAACCGCCAGTTTAAAGCCAGCCCTCGCCTGCTCGCCCAAGCAGAAGGCATGTACTACACAGATATCAATGGCAACAAGGTATTAGACTCAACGGCTGGCTTGTGGTGTTGTAACGCCGGCCATGGTCGCCGTGAGATCAGCGAAGCCGTTAGCAAGCAAATTCGCGAGATGGATTACGCGCCTTCCTTCCAAATGGGTCATCCCCTCGCCTTCGAACTCGCCGAGCGATTAACTGAACTCAGCCCTGAAGGACTCAATAAGGTCTTCTTTACCAACTCGGGATCAGAGTCCGTCGATACCGCGCTTAAAATGGCACTCTGTTACCACAGAGCCAATGGCCAAGCATCGCGCACCCGTTTTATTGGCCGAGAGCTGGGCTACCATGGCGTAGGATTTGGCGGCATTTCAGTGGGGGGCTTGAGCAATAACCGTAAAGCCTTTAGTGGCCAACTGCTGCAAGGCGTGGATCACCTGCCCCACACCTTAGATATTCAAAATTCAGCCTTTAGCCGTGGCTTACCTAGCCTAGGTGCCGAAAAAGCCGAAGTATTAGAACAACTCGTCACACTCCACGGCGCCGAGAATATTGCCGCCGTTATCGTTGAACCTATGTCGGGTTCGGCGGGGGTGATTTTACCGCCACAGGGTTACTTAAAGCGCCTACGGGAAATCACCCAAAAATACGGCATCCTGTTGATTTTTGATGAGGTGATCACTGCCTTTGGTCGCGTTGGCGCCGCCTTTGCCAGCCAGCGCTGGGGCGTTATCCCCGACATAATCACTACGGCCAAGGCCATCAATAATGGTGCGATCCCAATGGGCGCCGTGTTTGTGCAGGATTTTATTCACGATACCTGTATGCAAGGCCCCACCGAACTCATCGAGTTTTTCCACGGTTACACCTATTCAGGCCATCCAGTAGCGGCGGCCGCGGCGCTCGCCACGCTGTCCATCTATGAAAACGAACAGCTATTTGAACGCAGCTTCGAACTTGAGCGTTATTTTGAGGATGCCGTTCACAGTCTCAAAGGTTTGCCGAATGTGATTGATATTCGCAACACCGGATTGGTCGCAGGCTTCCAACTCGCGCCGAATAGCCAAGGCGTCGGTAAACGCGGTTACAGCGTGTTCGAGCATTGTTTCCATCAAGGCACGCTCGTGCGGGCGACGGGCGATATTATCGCCATCTCCCCACCGTTAATCGTAGAGAAACACCAAATAGACCAAATGGTTAACAGCCTAAGCGATGCGATTCGCGCCGTAGGATGA
- a CDS encoding sulfurtransferase, with protein sequence MEYPLVSTQWLEEHLTSPDLVLLDASMAVVLGKEPIIYSEPVCIPRSRRFDVETDFCDKTSTQIHALPRFEQFIEGIAKLGIDSQSVVVIYDNQGIYSAPRAWWIFKVMGFHRVYVLDGGLPQWMAEDRVTSSRYQEEGIDYGASDSEELTAVLEYQPAKVMDAEAVFAKLDDSGSAIIDARGAARFLGQVSEPRPGVRSGHIPHSVNLPFAEVLDGFKIKSSAELQTLFQGLAGDKPLRIFSCGSGITACILILASLASGHADAVLYDGSWADWGSRSDLPIAQ encoded by the coding sequence ATGGAATATCCTCTCGTGAGTACTCAATGGCTCGAAGAGCACCTCACCTCGCCAGATCTCGTGTTACTCGATGCCAGCATGGCCGTGGTGTTGGGCAAAGAGCCTATCATCTATTCCGAACCTGTGTGCATTCCGCGCTCAAGGCGTTTTGATGTCGAAACGGATTTTTGCGATAAAACGTCCACTCAAATCCACGCCTTACCAAGGTTTGAACAGTTTATCGAAGGCATTGCCAAGCTCGGAATAGACTCACAAAGCGTGGTGGTTATCTATGATAATCAAGGGATTTATTCAGCTCCGCGCGCTTGGTGGATATTCAAGGTGATGGGATTTCACCGTGTGTATGTGCTCGACGGTGGTTTACCCCAATGGATGGCTGAAGACAGAGTCACCTCATCCCGCTATCAGGAAGAAGGGATAGATTATGGTGCAAGCGATAGTGAGGAACTCACTGCCGTTTTGGAATATCAGCCTGCCAAGGTGATGGATGCCGAGGCCGTGTTTGCCAAGCTTGATGATAGCGGCAGCGCGATTATCGATGCCCGCGGCGCCGCCCGCTTTTTAGGCCAAGTGAGTGAGCCACGCCCAGGTGTGCGTAGTGGGCATATTCCCCATTCGGTTAATTTACCTTTTGCAGAGGTGCTCGATGGCTTCAAAATCAAAAGCTCGGCCGAATTACAAACCCTGTTTCAAGGGCTTGCTGGTGATAAACCGTTAAGGATTTTCAGCTGTGGTTCGGGCATTACCGCCTGTATCTTAATCTTAGCGTCGCTCGCTTCTGGCCATGCCGATGCTGTGCTCTACGATGGCTCATGGGCCGACTGGGGCAGTCGCAGCGATTTACCCATAGCGCAATAA
- the nagA gene encoding N-acetylglucosamine-6-phosphate deacetylase encodes MKFTLIAEQLFDGEAFHRDVPVTIEDGLIASLDTALGAKEIRYRGTLVPGFIDVQVNGGGGALFNSNPTVACIETIGKAHARFGTTGFLPTLITDDVQVMAKAADAVASAVAQKSAGVLGVHFEGPHLSVPKKGVHPQGFIREITEAELAIFCRQDLGIRVVTLAPENVSSEVIRLLVESGVKVCLGHSNADYDTVVTALAAGATGFTHLYNAMSPLGSREPGVVGAAIESETAWCGLIVDGHHVHPAAARVALRAKPRGKVMLVTDAMPPVGMDDETSFELFGTQVLRVGDKLNAVTGELAGCVLDMATAVENSVNMLGLPLGEALRMASLYPAEFLGIAEHVGRLAVGQRADLVLLDNQYKVLANYIAGNAVYVRP; translated from the coding sequence GCCGAGCAACTGTTTGATGGTGAAGCCTTCCATCGGGATGTGCCTGTCACCATTGAAGATGGCTTGATAGCCAGCTTAGACACCGCATTGGGTGCTAAGGAAATCCGCTACCGAGGCACCCTAGTGCCAGGTTTTATCGATGTGCAAGTTAACGGCGGTGGCGGCGCGTTGTTCAATAGCAACCCAACGGTCGCTTGCATTGAAACCATAGGCAAGGCGCATGCTCGCTTTGGTACCACAGGCTTTTTACCCACGCTTATCACTGATGATGTGCAGGTGATGGCCAAGGCTGCCGATGCGGTTGCCAGTGCGGTCGCGCAAAAGAGCGCAGGCGTATTAGGCGTACATTTTGAAGGGCCGCATCTTTCGGTTCCTAAAAAAGGCGTGCATCCACAAGGTTTTATTCGTGAGATCACCGAGGCTGAACTGGCGATTTTTTGCCGTCAGGATTTAGGTATTCGAGTGGTGACCTTAGCACCTGAAAATGTCTCGTCCGAGGTGATCCGCCTGTTGGTGGAGTCGGGGGTTAAAGTGTGTTTAGGCCACTCCAATGCGGACTATGATACCGTTGTTACGGCATTAGCTGCGGGGGCGACAGGCTTTACTCACCTCTACAATGCCATGTCACCCTTAGGTTCCCGTGAGCCTGGCGTGGTGGGCGCAGCGATTGAGAGCGAAACCGCTTGGTGTGGTTTGATTGTCGATGGCCACCATGTGCATCCAGCTGCCGCAAGGGTCGCCCTGCGCGCTAAACCCCGTGGCAAAGTGATGTTGGTGACCGATGCTATGCCGCCAGTGGGCATGGATGATGAAACCAGTTTTGAGCTGTTTGGTACTCAGGTTCTGCGTGTCGGCGATAAATTAAATGCGGTGACGGGTGAACTGGCAGGCTGTGTGTTAGACATGGCGACCGCGGTTGAGAACAGCGTGAACATGCTCGGTTTACCGCTCGGTGAGGCCTTGCGGATGGCGTCTTTGTATCCTGCCGAGTTCCTTGGCATTGCCGAGCATGTAGGTCGATTAGCGGTTGGGCAGCGTGCCGATTTAGTGTTGCTGGATAATCAATATAAAGTGCTGGCCAACTATATTGCTGGAAATGCGGTTTATGTTCGCCCTTAG
- a CDS encoding cupin domain-containing protein, whose translation MTMSVTSIIRFASAQSPVESYQVAPEKRISGNPTQQLQNHYSSPCNQFHSGIWQSESGAWKINYTEYEYCEILEGTSVITDLEGLSQTFSVGDRFIIPAGFQGVWQVVEPCRKVYVIFEQK comes from the coding sequence ATGACCATGAGCGTAACCTCGATCATTCGCTTTGCCAGCGCACAGTCGCCGGTGGAAAGTTATCAAGTCGCCCCAGAAAAGCGCATCTCTGGTAACCCCACCCAGCAATTACAGAATCATTACTCTAGCCCCTGTAATCAATTCCATAGTGGAATTTGGCAAAGCGAATCAGGCGCTTGGAAAATCAACTACACTGAATACGAGTATTGCGAGATCCTCGAAGGGACCAGCGTCATCACCGATCTTGAGGGACTGTCACAAACCTTCAGTGTCGGCGACCGATTTATTATTCCTGCGGGGTTTCAAGGGGTGTGGCAAGTCGTTGAGCCATGCCGCAAGGTTTATGTCATCTTCGAACAAAAGTGA
- a CDS encoding DUF2937 family protein produces MITRLFDKLIFGFILVMALQLPQLADHYQQFLAGLYTSTQWQVEGYEATAKEYHYGDVETMIARHLQNEEPSVRADAEQKRQTLALYQALQQGMQTFAQGNLFEKTAYMFNPARFEYLQQTIVNFKPGIPLTTSGIGFGVLVALIVHYLGSVPFILWSRRRKRLNSVRAI; encoded by the coding sequence ATGATAACTCGATTGTTCGATAAGCTGATCTTCGGCTTTATCTTAGTGATGGCGCTGCAACTTCCCCAATTAGCCGATCATTATCAGCAATTTTTGGCGGGACTCTATACCTCGACTCAATGGCAAGTTGAGGGCTATGAGGCCACGGCGAAGGAATATCACTACGGCGATGTAGAAACCATGATTGCCCGCCATTTGCAAAACGAGGAGCCTAGCGTTAGGGCGGATGCCGAGCAAAAGCGCCAGACGCTAGCCCTTTATCAAGCGCTGCAGCAGGGAATGCAGACCTTTGCGCAGGGGAATCTCTTCGAGAAAACCGCCTATATGTTTAATCCAGCTCGTTTTGAATATTTACAGCAAACCATAGTTAACTTTAAGCCGGGCATCCCGTTAACCACCAGTGGGATAGGCTTTGGCGTGCTGGTGGCGCTAATAGTCCATTATCTTGGCTCGGTGCCCTTTATTCTGTGGTCAAGGCGCCGCAAACGCCTTAACTCTGTCCGCGCCATTTAG
- a CDS encoding septal ring lytic transglycosylase RlpA family protein — protein sequence MLLVTLALSGCSSTHSGSWQGVTESGQASFYGDKHQNKKTASGERYSHKLKTAAHKEIPFGSVVKVTNLKNGKTVVVKVNDRGPFVRGRIIDLSKSAFSSIGNTSAGLLDVKIEVIQAASQ from the coding sequence ATGCTGCTAGTCACCTTGGCCTTGTCAGGGTGTTCTTCTACCCATTCGGGAAGCTGGCAGGGGGTTACCGAGTCTGGCCAAGCCTCTTTCTACGGCGATAAACATCAAAATAAAAAAACCGCCAGTGGTGAGCGTTATAGCCATAAATTAAAAACGGCCGCCCATAAGGAAATTCCTTTTGGTTCAGTGGTTAAAGTGACAAATCTTAAGAACGGTAAAACGGTTGTGGTTAAGGTTAACGACAGGGGGCCTTTCGTGCGGGGCCGAATTATAGATTTGTCCAAATCCGCATTTAGCAGCATAGGCAATACTTCGGCAGGTTTACTGGATGTCAAAATTGAAGTGATTCAAGCCGCGAGTCAGTAA